In the Rhinoderma darwinii isolate aRhiDar2 chromosome 13, aRhiDar2.hap1, whole genome shotgun sequence genome, one interval contains:
- the FITM2 gene encoding acyl-coenzyme A diphosphatase FITM2 yields the protein MELLEAYASWIRRSCFNETSRRHAAWGLATISLLGSLLKEQWPLPDSYLNNKKNVLNVYFVKVSWGWTFLCLLPFIALTSYVATRNLSAVFRRLGALLVGTMIWFTCTKIFIVIENATGACYNSSAALEVRPEHADKRSCIISGGFWDGFDISGHSFLLPYCTLMILEEAVVTHFVRFEKSWQKHLINVLTLALAFLVFVWIFMFFCTAIYFHNFSQKLLGTSFGIAGWYVTYRRWYLTPYSPGLPPRSTTKEGKRGYSK from the exons ATGGAGCTATTGGAGGCTTACGCTTCGTGGATACGAAGAAGTTGTTTCAATGAGACGTCCCGCAGACACGCCGCATGGGGACTGGCGACCATCTCACTCCTCGGCTCGCTGCTGAAGGAGCAATGGCCGCTGCCGGACTCTTATCTCAATAACAAGAAGAACGTCCTAAATGT GTATTTTGTCAAGGTTTCCTGGGGATGGACATTCCTCTGCCTCTTGCCTTTTATCGCCCTGACAAGCTATGTCGCTACGAGGAACCTCAGCGCAGTTTTCCGCCGGCTGGGCGCCCTCCTTGTAGGAACCATGATCTGGTTTACCTGCACAAAGATCTTCATTGTGATTGAGAATGCCACTGGCGCATGTTACAACTCATCGGCGGCGCTGGAGGTCAGGCCGGAGCACGCGGATAAACGCTCGTGTATCATCAGCGGCGGCTTCTGGGATGGATTTGACATATCCGGCCACTCGTTCCTGCTGCCATACTGCACCCTGATGATTCTAGAAGAAGCCGTCGTCACCCACTTTGTCCGTTTTGAGAAGTCCTGGCAGAAGCATCTGATTAACGTCTTGACTTTGGCGCTAGCGTTTTTGGTTTTCGTTtggattttcatgtttttttgtaCCGCCATTTACTTTCACAATTTCTCACAAAAACTGCTGGGAACTAGTTTTGGAATTGCGGGGTGGTACGTCACTTACAGGCGGTGGTACCTGACGCCATATTCCCCGGGACTCCCTCCGAGATCCACTACTAAAGAGGGGAAACGGGGCTACAGTAAATAA